CTCATGGTATTCTCATGGTTTTAGAAGAACCTAAATTAAACATTATTCAAATTAGTCAGAATACTATTGAAATACTTGGTATTCCTCCTCAAGATATTTTAGGTAAAAACCTGAAAATATTATTTAATACCTCGCAAATTCAGCTAATCAAAAAATCTTTAGCAGAAATATCTGAAAAACTTAACCCCTTAGATTTATATATTGATACCAAAACAGGTAGAAAACACTTTGATGGTATTATTAATAAATCAAATGGATTCACAATTCTGGAATTAGAAGCTGTTACTGGAAACAATCAAAATGATTTTTTAAGTTTTTACCAATTAGTACAACCGATTATTTGCAAAATGCAAAAATTACTGTACTTGGATGAATTGTGCCAAATAATGGTGACAGAAATCCGTAACCTGACAGGTTTCGACAGAGTAATGATCTATAAATTTGAGGCTGAAGGTTCAGGTAACATTATAGCAGAAGATAAATTAGAAAGTTTAAGTCCTTTTCTGGGTTTACATTATCCCGCTTCGGATGTTCCTAAACAAGCTAGAGTCTTATATACTCTTAATCCTTTGCGGTTAATTCCTGATGTGAATTATCAATCTGTAGAACTAATATATATTAAGAATTCAGACACTATTAATCAACCGTTGGATCTTAGTCACAGTGTTTTAAGAAGTGTTTCTCCCATACACATTGAATATCTCAAAAATATGGGTGTGACTGCTTCTATGTCAATTTCATTAATCCGAGAACAAAAGTTATGGGGTTTAATTGCCTGTCATAATTATTTATCGCCTAAATATATCACCTATAAATTGCGGACTGCTTGCGAATTAATCGGTAGAGTAATGTCTTTAGAACTTACAGCCAAAGAAGAAAATGAAGATTTAGACTATAAACTGATTTTGAAAGAAGTTTTATCTAATTTTTTGAATAATTTTGCTGAAAATGATAATTGGAGAGAAGCTTTAATTCAAAATAGAAGTAAGCTTTTAGAATTTGTAGCTGCTGAAGGTGCAGCCGTTTGTGATGCTGTAAATATGACGATGATTGGCAAAACTCCTGTATTAGAGGAAGTTAAAAAGATTTGTGATTTTTTAGAAAATCATATTTTTAATCAAGGTGTAGATAAGTATTTTTATGAAACAGATTGTTTATCTAAAATTTATCCACAAGCAGAAAAGTTTAAAAATGTCAGTAGCGGTTTATTAGCGGTGATGATTTCTCAGGAATATAAACAGTATATTTTGTGGTTTCGTCCTGAAGTAATTCAAACTGTTAATTGGGGGGGTGATCCTAATAAACCAGTGGAAATAACTACCAATGGTGATCTGCGTCTATCTCCCCGTAAATCCTTTGATTTGTGGCAAGAAATAGTAAAATTAAAATCTTTACCTTGGAAGTTATGCGAAATTGCCATAGCCAAAGAATTGAGAAATATAATTGTCGGGTTGGTTTTGCAGCAAGCTGAGAAAATCGCCAAAATTCATCAACAATTAATGCAGTCTTTAAAATCAGCACAAATGGCAGTATGGGATTGGGATTTACGGCAAAATCAGATTGTTTGGACTGTTGGTAATAATCAGTTGTGTGGGTTGTTAGATGCGAATCGCCTAGATACTTATGAGGGTTTTAAATCCTTGATTGATCCAAGGGATCGGGAAGCTGTAGATTTAGCTATGAATCGGGCTTTAGTTGAACAGCATGATTATTATCAGGAATTTCGGATTCTTTGCCCTGATGGTAATATTCATTGGCTGGAAAGTAGAGGTAAATATTTCTTAAATGATGCAGGTGAAGCTGTGCGATTTTTAGGGACTATAGTAGAAGTTAGCGAGCGCAAACTTGCCGAAATTCAACTCCAAGAACTAAATTTAGAGTTAGAAAATAGAGTTAAAAGCCGGACTTTTGACCTAGAAAATTCCCAAACATCATTACAACTGCAAGTAGAACAGGAACGACTGGTAATGGCGATCGCCTTACGTGTTCGTCAAAGTTTGCATCTGGATCAAATCCTCAAAACTGCTGTAACTGAAGTTCAGGAATTTATGCAAGCAGACCGAGTATTTATTTATCGTTTTGAGCCAGACTATAGTGGGTTTGTAGTGGTGGAATCTGTTTACGGTGATTACACTCCTGCGTTAAATGCTGGAATTGAAGATACTTACTTGATGGAAACTCATGGAGGGAGATACACACAAGGAGGCTTTCTAGCCATAGCAGATATTTATACAGCCGACCTAACTGAATGTCACCGTGATTTACTAGCGCAATTTCAGATCAAAGCCAACTTGTCAGTTCCTATTATGCAGGGACAAAAATTATGGGGGCTATTAGTTACCAACCAATGTGCGACATCAAGACAGTGGCAACCTTGGGAAATTGATTTCTTCCAAAAACTAGCAACACAAGTAGGCATTGCCATTCAACAATCAGAACTATACCAACAATTAGAACAAGAACTACAAGAGCGTCAAAAAGTTGAAACAGCTTTGCAACGTAGCGAAAAATTATTTCGTTCGCTCAATGAATTTGCACCTGTAGGTATTTTTAAAACAGATACCCGAGGAAAAATGATCTATAACAATCCTAGCTGTCAGCAAATTTGTGGTTTTACCCTAGAGCAATCATTAGGAGATAAATGGATCAATTTTATTCATCCTGAAGATTTAGAAATATTTTCACCTCAGTGGAATGCGGCAATATCAACACATCAGCAACTATCTACAGAAATACGTTTTTTCCATGAAGATCAAGTTGTTCGGATTTGTCGGCTAACTGTTGTTCCCATGTTATATGATGCTAATGAATTTGTGGGATATGTCGGCACTATCGAAGATATTACAGATAGTCGCTTAATGGAGAAAATAAAAAGTGAGTTCATTTCTATAGTTAGTCATGAATTACGAACTCCATTAACATCTATTCGTAGTTCTTTAGGATTACTAACTACTAGTAGCATCAGAAATCAACCCGAAAAAATGCAGAAAATATTAGATGTTGCTGCTAGTAATGCCGAACGTTTAACCAGGTTATTAAATGACATTCTTGATTTAGAGCGACTGGAAACTAGCAATTTTGTCCTGAATAAAAAATCCTGCGATGCCATGACACTAATAAACCTGGCTCTAGACTCTATCCAAACAATAGCCAAAGAAGAGAATATTTCTTTGCAAATATTAGGTAATTCTGTGCAATTGTGGGTAGATGAAGACAGAATTTTGCAAACTATTGTCAACTTAATCAGTAATGCCATTAAATTTTCTCCCCCTCACACTACCATCAAAATCAGTGTGGAAGAAACGCCAGATAGCCATTTATTTAAAATTCAAGATCAAGGGAGAGGGATTCCTAGCGATAAAATAGAAACCATTTTTGGTAAGTTTCAACAAGTAGATGCTAGTGACTCCCGTGTAAAAGGAGGAACAGGTTTAGGTTTAGCTATTTGTCGCAGCATTATCCAACAACATAGGGGCAAAATTTGGGCAGAAAGTGTTTTAGGACAAGGTAGCACTTTTTATTTTTCTATCCCTAAGTAGGTGACAGCTTACAGGTAAAAGAGATGAAAGTGAAGCAGGAATTTAGACTTTTCAAATAACCTCTTACAACAGCCCCCCACTTTTAAAACATCCTCTAAATAAAAAAATGACACAAAAACGTATTTTACTCATAGATGATAATGATGATTTGGGATTTCTTGTTTCCACTTGTCTGGAAGAATTTGGATCATGGAAAGTGTCGATAGCTAATCATCCTGAAGAAGGTTTAAATTTAGCAAAAGCACAAAAACCGGATATCATACTTTTAGATGTAATGATGCCAGAAATGAATGGTGTAACTTTATTTGGTTTATTGCAAAGTGAACCTAAGACCCAAGCAATACCAGTAATTTTCATGACTGCCAAAGTCCAAAATTCAGATTTAGAACTATATAACAGCTTAGGAGTTAAAGGGGTAATTACCAAACCATTTGACCCTTTGACACTAGTAGAACAAATCACGGAGATGCTGCAATAATCGTTGCCACGTTAGTTGTCTTGTGGGTTCATCCCAATGCCAACGTAATAAATTTGCGGCTTGCTTGGGGGAAATTGCCGATAAGCCAATTGCCTGTCTGGGTGCATCGGTAGCGAGTGCGATCGCAGTTTCTACTTCACAAATGCCCCATTTAACCAAATTTTGCACTCCCACCAATAAGGGTAAAGTCGTCCCCGATAAAGTACCATCGTCTAGTCGTGCTGTGCCGTTTTTGACTTCAATTTGCCGACTGTCCCAAGGATACACGCCATCGGGTAGCCCTAGGGGTGAGAGGGCGTCACTAACCAGGAATAACCCTTTTTCTCGATCGCTAGCGCGGAGTAAAATTTGCAACATTGGGGGTGCAACATGTTCACCATCGGCGATAAAACCACACATGACATCAGGATGGGTAATTGCTGCGCCTAATAATCCTGGTTCGCGGTGGTGTAATGGTGGCATAGCATTGAAAGCGTGAGTTACCATCGTCGCACCCTGTGCAAAAGCACCTTGGGCTTGGGCAAATGTTGCCTGGGAATGGCCTAAACTGACGGTGATACCCAAAGAACGCAAATAGGGAATTACCTCACCTGTGGGGTCTAATTCCGGTGCTAAGGTGATGACTTTGACAACATGGGCATAATCGCCCAAAACTCTTTTAATATCGTCAATGGTTAGGGGTAATAAATACTCCCCTGGGTGGGCGCCGCGCTTGTAGAAATTTAAACATGGCCCTTCTAAATGTACTCCCAGAATCTTCGCACCTGACCTGTGAACGGAGAGGGAGGTAGAGAAATCAGAGATAATGGCGAGCGATCGCTGTATATTCTCGATGGAGGTTGTCACCAGTGTGGGTAAAAAT
The Gloeotrichia echinulata CP02 DNA segment above includes these coding regions:
- a CDS encoding GAF domain-containing protein, producing the protein MSEINFLPVNTPIDLSNCDQEPIHIPGLIQPHGILMVLEEPKLNIIQISQNTIEILGIPPQDILGKNLKILFNTSQIQLIKKSLAEISEKLNPLDLYIDTKTGRKHFDGIINKSNGFTILELEAVTGNNQNDFLSFYQLVQPIICKMQKLLYLDELCQIMVTEIRNLTGFDRVMIYKFEAEGSGNIIAEDKLESLSPFLGLHYPASDVPKQARVLYTLNPLRLIPDVNYQSVELIYIKNSDTINQPLDLSHSVLRSVSPIHIEYLKNMGVTASMSISLIREQKLWGLIACHNYLSPKYITYKLRTACELIGRVMSLELTAKEENEDLDYKLILKEVLSNFLNNFAENDNWREALIQNRSKLLEFVAAEGAAVCDAVNMTMIGKTPVLEEVKKICDFLENHIFNQGVDKYFYETDCLSKIYPQAEKFKNVSSGLLAVMISQEYKQYILWFRPEVIQTVNWGGDPNKPVEITTNGDLRLSPRKSFDLWQEIVKLKSLPWKLCEIAIAKELRNIIVGLVLQQAEKIAKIHQQLMQSLKSAQMAVWDWDLRQNQIVWTVGNNQLCGLLDANRLDTYEGFKSLIDPRDREAVDLAMNRALVEQHDYYQEFRILCPDGNIHWLESRGKYFLNDAGEAVRFLGTIVEVSERKLAEIQLQELNLELENRVKSRTFDLENSQTSLQLQVEQERLVMAIALRVRQSLHLDQILKTAVTEVQEFMQADRVFIYRFEPDYSGFVVVESVYGDYTPALNAGIEDTYLMETHGGRYTQGGFLAIADIYTADLTECHRDLLAQFQIKANLSVPIMQGQKLWGLLVTNQCATSRQWQPWEIDFFQKLATQVGIAIQQSELYQQLEQELQERQKVETALQRSEKLFRSLNEFAPVGIFKTDTRGKMIYNNPSCQQICGFTLEQSLGDKWINFIHPEDLEIFSPQWNAAISTHQQLSTEIRFFHEDQVVRICRLTVVPMLYDANEFVGYVGTIEDITDSRLMEKIKSEFISIVSHELRTPLTSIRSSLGLLTTSSIRNQPEKMQKILDVAASNAERLTRLLNDILDLERLETSNFVLNKKSCDAMTLINLALDSIQTIAKEENISLQILGNSVQLWVDEDRILQTIVNLISNAIKFSPPHTTIKISVEETPDSHLFKIQDQGRGIPSDKIETIFGKFQQVDASDSRVKGGTGLGLAICRSIIQQHRGKIWAESVLGQGSTFYFSIPK
- a CDS encoding response regulator, giving the protein MTQKRILLIDDNDDLGFLVSTCLEEFGSWKVSIANHPEEGLNLAKAQKPDIILLDVMMPEMNGVTLFGLLQSEPKTQAIPVIFMTAKVQNSDLELYNSLGVKGVITKPFDPLTLVEQITEMLQ
- the nagA gene encoding N-acetylglucosamine-6-phosphate deacetylase, with amino-acid sequence MLLVNDQGIIEQIQPMLTVGQIPPSELSVLDVAGDWISLGGVDLQINGALGLAFPDLQTENSHMLQTISEFLWDVGVDGFLPTLVTTSIENIQRSLAIISDFSTSLSVHRSGAKILGVHLEGPCLNFYKRGAHPGEYLLPLTIDDIKRVLGDYAHVVKVITLAPELDPTGEVIPYLRSLGITVSLGHSQATFAQAQGAFAQGATMVTHAFNAMPPLHHREPGLLGAAITHPDVMCGFIADGEHVAPPMLQILLRASDREKGLFLVSDALSPLGLPDGVYPWDSRQIEVKNGTARLDDGTLSGTTLPLLVGVQNLVKWGICEVETAIALATDAPRQAIGLSAISPKQAANLLRWHWDEPTRQLTWQRLLQHLRDLFY